A single genomic interval of Mangifera indica cultivar Alphonso chromosome 5, CATAS_Mindica_2.1, whole genome shotgun sequence harbors:
- the LOC123216832 gene encoding uncharacterized protein At1g27050, translating to MSRKRDRSYFSRHEFTSAPKRRRPLPPHRLPVDDKPAGKPIPPPAVVVLGLSPNCSVLDLKSRFEIYGTISRIRIDHNGVGNISFRTKESAEAAIAAALDASFGITVDSQKVQVLWATDPLAQWKEAVGGGANNDNGSSSKLLRAEVPLSRHGRGNKLASAIVNPKSGSDGSSALEVPFKGREIVAYDDIL from the exons ATGAGTCGCAAGAGAGACAGGTCCTACTTCTCCCGCCACGAATTTACGTCAGCTCCGAAACGGCGCCGTCCTCTTCCCCCTCATCGGCTGCCCGTCGATGACAAGCCAGCCGGCAAGCCCATTCCTCCGCCAGCTGTTGTGGTGCTGGGTCTTTCCCCGAATTGCTCTGTGCTTGATTTGAAGTCGAGGTTCGAGATCTACGGCACAATCTCCCGCATTCGCATCGATCACAACGGCGTCGGAAACATCTCCTTCCGTACGAAAGAATCTGCTGAAGCTGCTATTGCTGCTGCTCTAGACGCGTCTTTCGGCATCACCGTCGATTCCCAAAAG GTACAAGTTTTATGGGCAACAGATCCTCTTGCCCAGTGGAAGGAAGCAGTTGGAGGTGGTGCAAATAATGACAATGGTTCATCTTCCAAACTTTTACGTGCCGAGGTACCTCTCAGCAGACATGGAAGAGGTAATAAGCTTGCTTCAGCTATAGTCAACCCCAAAAGTGGTAGTGATGGCTCTTCAGCCTTAGAGGTGCCTTTTAAAGGCAGAGAAATTGTTGCTTATGATGATATCCTGTGA
- the LOC123215570 gene encoding uncharacterized protein LOC123215570 isoform X1 encodes MAASVSPITLTLPIRKPHVKTPSKKLVSNALSTTNYQAFFKSNPFFTLQNSHSHHVGHFVSSYVRARSSSSDGFLDITTQDEKILPFSDEKPGKYLLWVIFWASLSLVWFATSGDANAAIFGADSIRASGFGLKIATALRSSGCPDEAVVFALAALPIIELRGAIPVGYWLQLHPLLLTVLSVLGNMVPVPFIILYLKRFASFLAGNNLSASRFLDLLFKRAKEKAGPVEEFQWLGLMLFVAVPFPGTGAWTGAIIASILDMPFWSGLSANLVGVVLAGLLVNLLVNLGLKYAIITGIILFFISTFMWTILRKIKKSLSSPD; translated from the exons ATGGCTGCATCTGTGTCACCAATAACCTTAACGTTGCCTATCAGAAAACCCCATGTCAAAACCCCATCAAAAAAGCTTGTTTCTAACGCACTCAGCACTACTAATTATCAAGCATTTTTCAAGTCAAACCCTTTTTTCACATTACAGAACTCTCACTCTCACCACGTGGGTCATTTTGTTTCGTCGTACGTTCGCGCAAGATCTTCTTCATCAGATGGGTTTCTTGATATTACAACTCAAGACGAAAAGATTTTGCCTTTTTCCGACGAAAAGCCTGGGAAATATCTCTTATGGGTAATCTTCTGGGCTTCTTTATCTCTTGTTTGGTTCGCTACATCTGGTGATGCTAATGCTGCCATTTTTGGTGCTGACTCCATTAGAGCTTCTGGTTTTGGCCTCAAGATCGCCACTGCTTTAAGGAGCTCTGGCTGTCCTGATGAGGCTGTGGTGTTTGCTCTCGCTGCGCTTCCTATAATTGAGCTTCGTGGGGCTATTCCTGTTGGTTactggttgcaactccacccgCTGTTGCTAACTGTGCTATCTGTTCTTGG GAACATGGTCCCTGTGCCATTTATTATACTTTATTTGAAGAGATTTGCTTCATTCCTAGCTGGAAACAACCTGTCTGCTTCTAGGTTCCTTGATTTGCTATTTAAGAGGGCTAAGGAGAAGGCTGGTCCGGTGGAAGAGTTTCAGTGGCTTGGGCTTATGCTTTTTGTGGCTGTGCCATTCCCTGGAACAGGAGCATGGACAGGAGCCATCATCGCGTCAATTCTTGACATGCCATTCTGGTCAGGCCTCTCAGCGAATTTAGTTGGTGTTGTGCTGGCTGGGCTTTTGGTGAACTTGCTGGTGAATCTAGGTCTCAAGTATGCCATTATTACAGGTATCATTCTCTTCTTTATATCCACTTTCATGTGGACCATCCTACGGAAAATTAAGAAGTCTTTGAGCTCACCAGATTGA
- the LOC123215570 gene encoding uncharacterized protein LOC123215570 isoform X2 has translation MGFLILQLKTKRFCLFPTKSLGNISYGASGFGLKIATALRSSGCPDEAVVFALAALPIIELRGAIPVGYWLQLHPLLLTVLSVLGNMVPVPFIILYLKRFASFLAGNNLSASRFLDLLFKRAKEKAGPVEEFQWLGLMLFVAVPFPGTGAWTGAIIASILDMPFWSGLSANLVGVVLAGLLVNLLVNLGLKYAIITGIILFFISTFMWTILRKIKKSLSSPD, from the exons ATGGGTTTCTTGATATTACAACTCAAGACGAAAAGATTTTGCCTTTTTCCGACGAAAAGCCTGGGAAATATCTCTTATGG AGCTTCTGGTTTTGGCCTCAAGATCGCCACTGCTTTAAGGAGCTCTGGCTGTCCTGATGAGGCTGTGGTGTTTGCTCTCGCTGCGCTTCCTATAATTGAGCTTCGTGGGGCTATTCCTGTTGGTTactggttgcaactccacccgCTGTTGCTAACTGTGCTATCTGTTCTTGG GAACATGGTCCCTGTGCCATTTATTATACTTTATTTGAAGAGATTTGCTTCATTCCTAGCTGGAAACAACCTGTCTGCTTCTAGGTTCCTTGATTTGCTATTTAAGAGGGCTAAGGAGAAGGCTGGTCCGGTGGAAGAGTTTCAGTGGCTTGGGCTTATGCTTTTTGTGGCTGTGCCATTCCCTGGAACAGGAGCATGGACAGGAGCCATCATCGCGTCAATTCTTGACATGCCATTCTGGTCAGGCCTCTCAGCGAATTTAGTTGGTGTTGTGCTGGCTGGGCTTTTGGTGAACTTGCTGGTGAATCTAGGTCTCAAGTATGCCATTATTACAGGTATCATTCTCTTCTTTATATCCACTTTCATGTGGACCATCCTACGGAAAATTAAGAAGTCTTTGAGCTCACCAGATTGA
- the LOC123216058 gene encoding putative pentatricopeptide repeat-containing protein At5g40405, with protein sequence MSSLRSVAKHPLISLVDPATTLKELKQIHAQLIITGILNNSHLLGQFVATVALNNPNNLSYSDQVLEKCHNPTLFTLNSMIRAYSKSSTPDKSFHFYKRILESNDYISPDNYTFNFLVRTCAQILSAETGLLVHGSVIKHGFDNDPHIQSGLIFMYAEMGVLGSCHKVFEQIPQPDLVCRTALISAFAKCGNVDFARKMFDEMPERDPISWNAMIAGYAQCGRSREALQLFHLMQVTGVKLNEVSMVSVLSACTHLGALDQGRWAHVYIERKGLKITVTLGTALIDMYAKCGNMNKAMEVFWGMRERNVYTWTSVIGGLAMNGVGTKCLELFSLMKQDGVRPNEVTFVSVLRGCSVAGLVDEGRQHFDSMKKEYGIEPQLEHYGCLVDLYGRAGRLDEALNVIHNMPMKPHAGAWGALLNACKVHKNLEMGELASRKLVELEANNHGAYVLLSNIYADSKNWDRVDNVRQIMKAKGVRKLPGCSVIEVDREVHEFFAGDESHPRYGEIEVMLEEISRRLKLAGYVANTNPVLFDIEEEEKEDALCKHSEKVAIAFGLISVKEGVPIRIVKNLRVCWDCHDWTITISKLFNREIIVRDRNRFHHFKDGECSCKGYW encoded by the coding sequence ATGAGCTCCTTAAGAAGCGTTGCAAAACACCCACTAATTTCTCTAGTGGATCCAGCTACAACCCTCAAAGAACTGAAGCAAATCCATGCTCAACTAATCATTACCGGCATTCTCAACAACTCTCACCTTCTCGGCCAATTTGTTGCCACAGTTGCCCTAAATAATCCCAACAATCTCAGTTACTCCGATCAAGTCCTTGAAAAATGTCACAACCCAACTCTTTTCACCTTAAACTCCATGATTAGAGCTTATTCTAAAAGCTCAACCCCAGATAAGAGCTTTCATTTCTATAAGAGAATCCTAGAATCTAATGATTATATCTCGCCCGATAATTACACTTTTAATTTCCTTGTTCGCACGTGTGCACAGATTTTGTCAGCTGAGACTGGTCTGTTGGTTCATGGTTCGGTTATAAAACACGGGTTTGACAATGACCCGCATATACAAAGTGGGCTGATTTTCATGTATGCTGAAATGGGTGTTTTAGGTTCTTGTCACAAGGTGTTTGAGCAAATTCCTCAGCCTGATTTGGTGTGTCGAACGGCATTAATTAGTGCCTTCGCAAAGTGCGGCAATGTTGATTTTGCCAGGAagatgtttgatgaaatgcctGAGAGGGACCCCATCTCGTGGAATGCAATGATTGCTGGTTATGCACAATGTGGGCGGTCAAGGGAGGCGTTGCAATTATTTCATTTGATGCAGGTTACAGGTGTTAAGCTTAATGAAGTTTCTATGGTTTCTGTTTTGTCTGCCTGTACGCATTTAGGTGCCCTTGATCAAGGGAGATGGGCACACGTTTATATTGAAAGAAAAGGGCTTAAAATAACAGTGACATTAGGGACTGCGCTCATTgatatgtatgcaaaatgtggAAACATGAATAAGGCCATGGAAGTTTTTTGGGGTATGAGAGAAAGAAATGTATATACATGGACCAGTGTAATAGGTGGGCTGGCTATGAATGGAGTCGGAACAAAGTGTCTTGAGCTATTTTCACTGATGAAACAAGATGGGGTTCGACCTAATGAGGTCACATTTGTTTCTGTTTTAAGAGGTTGTAGTGTGGCTGGATTAGTTGATGAAGGCCGTCAGCATTTTGATTCCATGAAAAAGGAATATGGAATTGAGCCTCAACTTGAGCATTATGGCTGTTTGGTGGATTTATATGGTCGAGCTGGGCGCTTAGATGAGGCCTTGAATGTCATCCATAACATGCCCATGAAGCCACATGCTGGTGCTTGGGGAGCTTTGCTTAATGCTTGTAAAGTGCATAAGAATTTGGAAATGGGTGAGCTTGCCTCAAGAAAGCTAGTGGAGCTTGAGGCCAATAATCATGGTGCCTATGTGCTCCTGTCTAATATATATGCTGATTCTAAAAACTGGGATAGGGTTGATAATGTACGACAAATAATGAAGGCTAAAGGTGTGAGGAAACTTCCTGGTTGTAGTGTAATAGAGGTTGACAGAGAAGTTCATGAATTCTTTGCTGGGGATgaatcccacccaaggtatggtgAGATTGAGGTTATGTTGGAGGAAATCTCTAGGAGGCTGAAATTGGCTGGGTATGTTGCGAACACGAACCCTGTCCTTTTTGATATAGAAGAAGAGGAGAAAGAGGATGCTTTGTGTAAACATAGTGAGAAGGTTGCAATTGCATTTGGTTTGATCAGTGTGAAGGAAGGTGTGCCCATTAGAATTGTGAAGAACCTCAGAGTTTGTTGGGATTGTCATGATTGGACAATTACAATTTCTAAATTGTTTAACAGAGAGATTATTGTAAGGGACAGGAATAGGTTTCACCATTTCAAGGATGGTGAGTGTTCATGCAAAGGCTATTGGTAA